The following proteins are encoded in a genomic region of Oryza brachyantha chromosome 11, ObraRS2, whole genome shotgun sequence:
- the LOC102707626 gene encoding uncharacterized protein LOC102707626 gives MSQQEAADPAAAEERPGELPRSGSSSRLNARAPEFVPRAAAAPPPPGVIRVFAAAPAPPPAAFFAAVPPPPPPPFEYYPPVGGGFGSPVEHEAEAQQAPPAQGQQQQPARDGISDDVVHKITKQGASNFQSANPGSSSSRAATSGAAMAEVPEESAAAIPVHGCSSRPLSFPSQPSDIKNWFSSYEYESPELPELAGGGHGSDSSIETQDPLEKVGLAGHSFLECTAHDDDGDGDAALRINQFGGRRYEREVSGTRDLIPGSRSTVERGGKRKQSLRSLFGDGFLDSVGKPCGTESHAMLPLPDCSGMCLPNDTQEGAIENLELVVGCNGIDSADTQDGSQGGQETEHSRLPIGDSISLISSHTEKGTPKDHNESRFQEDGIQNSVSPINCDGIIISDTHENSTGEEICHGNSTKGNKEHEETSAVDGFVAIGRKKKPEQETKTNRSVADGFVAIRRKKKPEQETKTNRTLKPPMKRENARSQEKHGIVKQKGRNGRSPLADKTNVSESEVAAAPSAELRGKWKCPRKGKPYVGPPLKQLRLEQWVRRGD, from the exons ATGTCGcagcaggaggcggcggatccggcggcggcggaggagcggccAGGGGAGCTTCCGCGGAGCGGCTCCTCCAGCCGGCTCAACGCGCGGGCGCCGGAGTTCgtgccgcgggcggcggcggcgccgcccccgccggggGTGATCCGcgtgttcgccgccgcgccggccccGCCCCCCGCGGCGTTCTTCGCCGCGGTGCCccctccgcccccgccgccgttcgaGTACTACCCGCCGGTCGGGGGCGGGTTCGGTTCGCCGGTGGAGCACGAGGCGGAGGCCCAgcaggcgccgccggcgcaggggcaacagcagcagccggCGAGGGACGGTATCTCCGACGACGTGGTGCACAAGATCACGAAGCAG GGCGCTTCGAATTTTCAGAGCGCGAACCCGGGATCATCTTCCTCACGGGCTGCCACCTCCGGTGCCGCCATGGCCGAGGTCCCCGAGGAATCCGCCGCCGCAATCCCG GTGCACGGATGCAGCTCACGCCCGCTCTCGTTCCCATCCC AGCCGTCGGATATCAAGAATTGGTTCTCGAGCTACGAGTATGAGTCGCCGGAGTTACCGGAGCTGGCTGGTGGCGGCCATGGCAGCGACAGCAGCATCGAGACCCAGGATCCACTGGAGAAG GTAGGGTTGGCCGGGCATTCATTCTTGGAATGCACCGctcatgatgatgatggtgatggtgatgCTGCTTTGAGGATTAACCAATTCGGAGGACGCCGATACGAGCGTGAGGTTTCTGGCACAAGAGATCTGATCCCCGGTAGTAGGAGCACCGTGGAGCGTGGCGGGAAGAGGAAGCAAAGCTTGCGGAGCTTGTTCGGAGATGGTTTTCTTGACAGTGTCGGCAAGCCTTGTGGAACTGAAAGCCACGCCATGTTGCCTCTGCCAGATTGCAGCGGAATGTGCTTGCCTAATGATACTCAAGAAGGCGCAATTGAAAACCTCGAGCTGGTGGTGGGCTGTAATGGCATCGATTCAGCTGATACTCAAGATGGTTCCCAGGGTGGTCAGGAGACAGAGCACAGCAGACTGCCAATTGGTGACAGTATTAGTTTGATTTCATCTCATACTGAAAAGGGTACCCCAAAAGATCACAACGAAAGCCGGTTCCAAGAAGATGGCATTCAGAACAGCGTGTCACCCATCAATTGTGATGGCATCATCATATCTGACACACACGAAAACTCTACAGGGGAAGAAATTTGCCATGGCAACAGCACAAAGGGTAATAAAGAACATGAAGAAACATCTGCAGTCGATGGTTTTGTGGCCAtcgggaggaagaagaaaccGGAACAAGAAACGAAGACGAACAGATCTGTAGCCGATGGTTTTGTGGCCatcaggaggaagaagaaaccGGAACAAGAAACGAAGACGAACAGAACCCTTAAGCCCCCAATGAAAAGAGAGAATGCAAGATCGCAAGAGAAGCACGGCATTGTGAAACAGAAGGGGCGCAATGGTAGAAGCCCCTTGGCAGACAAGACCAATGTTTCAGAGTCAGAGGTAGCAGCTGCTCCATCAGCAGAGCTCCGTGGGAAATGGAAGTGCCCTCGCAAAGGAAAGCCCTATGTTGGTCCTCCACTGAAACAGCTGCGGTTGGAGCAATGGGTGCGTCGGGGGGATTGA
- the LOC102708193 gene encoding polygalacturonase-like — protein sequence MRIMTQYQISLAQLTKTLVVALATAAAAATEYSVVDYGARAGGRVDAAGAFLAAWAAACGDDGYRPVMRVPAGTFLVGQAYFLGPCRSAGGVVLAIDGTVVAPPAVANTSWIMFHYAHGLAIRGGTLDGNGRSFWACKAAAGRDCPPGTTTLDISQSNNVSVKRVTLVDSKNVHVSIFDCAGVTLQGLRITAPADSPNTDGIHVALSRDVSILSATVGTGDDCVSMGPGTSGVVLRSIRCGPGHGISIGSLGGGAGEGEVRNVTVESAVLTGTQNGLRIKTWGKPNAGRVAGVRFTRVAMRGVGNPIVVDQNYCPGNVNCPGQSSGVKISDVEYDDITGTSATEVAVKFDCSGSNPCTGIRLKNINLTYDGKPAQSFCKNAGGSASGAVSPPSCL from the exons TCGTAGCGctcgcgacggcggcggcggcggcgacggagtaCAGCGTGGTGGACTAcggggcgcgggcgggcggcagGGTGGACGCGGCGGGGGCGTTCCTCGccgcgtgggcggcggcgtgcggagACGACGGGTACCGGCCGGTGATGCGCGTCCCCGCGGGGACGTTCCTGGTCGGGCAGGCGTACTTCCTTGGCCCCTGCCGCAGCGCCGGTGGCGTGGTGCTCGCCATCGACGgcaccgtcgtcgcgccgccggccgtcgccaaCACGTCGTGGATCATGTTCCACTACGCCCACGGCCTCGCCATCCGCGGCGGCACGCTCGATGGCAACGGCCGCTCCTTCTGGGCCTGCAAGGCCGCCGCTGGCCGCGACTGCCCGCCCGGCACCACC ACGCTGGACATCAGCCAGTCGAACAACGTGTCCGTGAAACGGGTGACGCTGGTGGACAGCAAGAACGTCCACGTGTCCATCTTCGACTGCGCCGGCGTGACGCTCCAGGGCCTCAGGATCACCGCGCCGGCGGACAGCCCCAACACCGACGGCATCCACGTGGCGCTCTCCCGCGACGTCTCCATCCTCAGCGCGACGGTCGGCACCGGCGACGACTGCGTCTCCATGGGGCCGGGCACCTCCGGCGTGGTCCTCCGCAGCATCCGGTGCGGCCCGGGACACGGGATCAGCATCGGCAGCCTCGGCgggggcgccggcgagggggaggTCCGCAACGTGACGGTGGAGTCCGCGGTGCTCACCGGCACGCAGAACGGCCTCCGGATCAAGACGTGGGGGAAGCCCAACGCcggccgcgtcgccggcgttAGGTTCACCCGCGTCGCCATGCGCGGGGTCGGGAACCCCATCGTCGTCGACCAGAACTACTGCCCCGGCAACGTCAACTGCCCCGGCCAG AGCTCCGGCGTGAAGATCAGCGACGTGGAGTACGACGACATCACGGGGACGTCGGCGACGGAGGTGGCGGTGAAGTTCGACTGCAGCGGCAGCAACCCGTGCACGGGGATCAGGCTCAAGAACATCAACCTGACGTACGACGGCAAGCCGGCGCAGTCGTTCTGCAAGAACGCCGGCGGGTCGGCGTCCGGCGCCGTCAGCCCGCCGAGCTGCCTCTGA
- the LOC102707910 gene encoding polygalacturonase-like, with amino-acid sequence MPRRAGAGAVAGFLVSMLVAAAAAAAATYIVVDYGAVGDDGGATDSAGAFVAAWSAACADDAPATVVVPAGGVFLVSRARFAGPCRSGAVTVDMAGATVVAPVPYAGVQLWIVFQDVDGVSVAGGTLDGRGRAFWACRRAGRPDCPAATRSLTIHRSKNVVVRGLTSRDSAGIHVTVQASSGVAIVDTVVSAPGDSPNTDGIHIKQSTGVTVRNAVIGTGDDCVSMVEGSSDVWIEAVTCGPGHGIRRATKPQSASSARTTIATFPLLFASIGSLGDTPEQVAVRNITVKGAALAGTTNGLRIKTWAKANSGAVSGVAFSGVVMSGVRNPIIVDQNYCPGNVSCPTEGSGIKISNVSYTDVEGTSATAVAVRFECSPSQPCEEITMRDVRLRYRPPEGEEEQPAESLCRNAQGVAFGENDPPSCLTE; translated from the exons atgccgcgccgcgccggcgccggagctgtCGCTGGCTTCTTGGTATCGATGCTCgtcgcagcggcggcggcggcggcggcgacgtacATTGTGGTTGACTATGGCGCggtgggcgacgacggcggggcgaCGGACAGCGCGGGGGCGTTCGTGGCCGCGTGGTCCGCGGCGTGCGCGGAcgacgcgccggcgacggtggtCGTGCCGGCGGGCGGGGTGTTCCTGGTGTCCAGGGCGAGGTTCGCCGGGCCGTGCAGGAGCGGCGCGGTGACCGTGGACATGGCGGGGGCCACGGTCGTCGCGCCCGTGCCGTACGCCGGGGTGCAGCTCTGGATCGTGTTCCAGGACGTGGACGGCGtgtccgtcgccggcgggacGCTCGACGGCCGCGGCCGGGCGTTCTGGGCGTGCaggcgcgccggccggccggactgccccgccgccacgaGGTCGCTGACGATACACCGGTCGAAGAACGTGGTGGTGCGGGGCCTCACGTCGCGCGACAGCGCCGGGATCCACGTCACCGTGCAGGCGAGCTCCGGCGTGGCGATCGTCGACACGGTGGTGTCGGCGCCCGGGGACAGCCCCAACACGGACGGCATCCACATCAAGCAGTCCACCGGCGTGACCGTCCGCAACGCCGTGATCGGCACCGGCGACGACTGCGTCTCCATGGTGGAGGGCTCCTCCGACGTCTGGATCGAGGCCGTCACGTGCGGCCCCGGCCACGGCATCAGGCGAGCGACCAAGCCTCAATCCGCGTCGTCTGCTCGTACCACCATAGCTACATTTCCGTTGTTGTTTGCCAGCATAGGGAGCCTGGGGGACACGCCGGAGCAGGTGGCCGTGCGCAACATCACCGTGAAGGGCGCGGCGCTCGCCGGGACGACGAACGGGCTGCGGATCAAGACGTGGGCGAAGGCGAACAGCGGGGCCGTCTCCGGCGTCGCCTTCTCCGGCGTCGTCATGAGCGGCGTCAGGAACCCGATCATCGTCGACCAGAACTACTGCCCCGGCAACGTCAGCTGCCCAACCGAG GGGTCGGGGATCAAGATCAGCAACGTGTCGTACACGGACGTGGAGGGGACGTCGgcaacggcggtggcggtgaggTTCGAGTGCAGCCCGAGCCAACCGTGCGAGGAGATCACCATGCGGGACGTCCGGCTGAGGTACCGGCCgccggagggggaggaggagcagccggcGGAGTCGCTCTGCCGGAACGCGCAGGGGGTGGCATTTGGGGAGAACGATCCACCAAGCTGTCTAACCGAGTAG